The following proteins are encoded in a genomic region of Candidatus Lokiarchaeota archaeon:
- a CDS encoding DUF4968 domain-containing protein: MSPKLGALQETDIHQNRIEYTCENGTARITVLSPKIVRVQMTQDESYREEQSVAVLEKQQNVSLDIRIENDVSVISGDEFTLTVTLDDGIFRLKDKDGSIITESLASFGLTWQDAGFTCSMKSAGDEHFYGLGEKTNGLDKSGLHYEMWNNDNPHYDSETDPLYQSVPFFITLRDKIAHGVFLDNTFRTQFDFKKESDDFYSFGAPGGPVDYYLILGPSISEVLEGYTWLTGRPYFMPRWALGHHWSRWELYEGQEELLEVAKGFRQHKIPCDTITLDIGYMHDFKIFTWNPEIFPNPREFVQALNRLDYHVMTIIDPGVKLEEGYDLYDEGSTHDFFLKNEDGSEYIGLVWPGRTVFPDFAREEVRDWFGSQYEGFMESGVSNASWLDMNEPSHCMYPGMREEYSMDDVVDHKGTPWEPRMRNRYALDMMRAVFDGLKAVFPDERPVILTRAGYAGYQRYAATWTGDNHSTWEYLALSIPMLLNLGLSGIPFCGADIGGFSDDVTEELLIRWYQLGSLYPFSRNHTRIHTARQEPWELGEDAVNYARKYISFRYRFLRYLYSLAKEANETGLPIMRPLVLEFQDDSAACDIDDQFMIGPSMMVAPVLDQGAESRSVYFPPGTWFSYWTGERIKGGQRITVPAPLDTMPVYFKGGSVVPTGDVVQTTDEDQGDLRILVYPEGVGHIDLYEDDGISEDGPCAVTTITSSCGTDTLSVAISERQGDWTPPSRDLIVEFRAITEEPSSLEVDGMSVPIGLVSADGDEDIAPLSAAYSPETNTLEIALVDDGSAHKISVFT; the protein is encoded by the coding sequence ATGTCCCCGAAGCTAGGAGCACTTCAGGAAACTGATATCCACCAGAATCGGATCGAGTATACTTGTGAAAACGGAACGGCAAGAATCACAGTACTCTCTCCAAAAATCGTCAGAGTCCAGATGACGCAAGATGAATCTTACAGAGAAGAGCAATCTGTTGCAGTTCTTGAAAAACAACAAAACGTTTCACTTGATATACGTATCGAAAACGATGTATCTGTAATTTCGGGAGACGAGTTTACACTAACGGTTACTCTAGACGATGGCATCTTTCGGCTGAAAGATAAAGATGGGTCAATCATTACTGAATCTTTGGCTAGTTTCGGTCTGACTTGGCAAGATGCAGGCTTCACATGCAGTATGAAGAGTGCCGGAGATGAGCATTTCTACGGTCTTGGTGAAAAAACAAATGGGCTTGATAAATCGGGCCTGCATTACGAAATGTGGAACAATGATAATCCCCATTATGACTCTGAAACAGATCCACTCTATCAGAGTGTTCCTTTCTTCATCACGTTACGCGACAAAATTGCACATGGCGTATTCCTTGATAATACCTTCCGAACACAATTTGACTTCAAGAAAGAAAGTGACGATTTCTATTCCTTTGGTGCTCCCGGAGGCCCAGTTGACTATTACCTCATTCTGGGGCCTTCAATCTCAGAGGTGCTGGAGGGATATACGTGGCTTACCGGCCGACCATATTTCATGCCTCGGTGGGCTTTGGGGCATCACTGGTCTCGGTGGGAGCTGTATGAGGGCCAAGAGGAACTGCTGGAGGTAGCAAAGGGGTTCAGACAACACAAGATTCCGTGCGATACTATCACACTTGATATCGGATATATGCACGATTTCAAAATCTTCACATGGAATCCCGAGATTTTTCCTAATCCGCGCGAGTTTGTTCAGGCGCTGAACAGACTTGATTATCATGTTATGACTATCATCGATCCGGGAGTCAAATTGGAGGAGGGGTATGACCTGTACGACGAAGGCAGTACGCATGATTTCTTCCTCAAAAATGAAGATGGCAGCGAATATATTGGACTGGTCTGGCCTGGAAGAACGGTCTTCCCTGATTTTGCTCGTGAGGAAGTGCGTGATTGGTTTGGTTCCCAATATGAAGGTTTCATGGAATCGGGTGTGAGTAACGCAAGCTGGTTGGACATGAATGAACCCAGCCACTGTATGTATCCAGGGATGCGAGAGGAGTATTCAATGGACGACGTTGTCGACCACAAGGGCACGCCTTGGGAACCACGAATGCGGAATAGATACGCACTCGATATGATGCGTGCGGTCTTCGATGGACTCAAGGCGGTTTTTCCCGATGAACGCCCCGTCATACTGACTCGAGCAGGTTATGCTGGGTATCAACGCTATGCAGCTACTTGGACGGGGGATAATCACTCCACTTGGGAATACTTGGCTCTCTCCATTCCGATGCTGCTTAACTTGGGACTATCAGGTATACCATTCTGTGGTGCTGATATCGGTGGCTTCAGCGATGATGTGACAGAAGAGCTGTTGATCCGGTGGTATCAGCTGGGTAGTCTCTATCCGTTTTCACGGAATCATACGCGGATTCATACAGCACGTCAAGAGCCGTGGGAACTGGGTGAAGACGCCGTTAATTATGCTAGAAAATACATCTCGTTCCGTTATCGCTTCTTGCGGTACCTCTATTCTCTTGCGAAGGAAGCCAATGAAACCGGACTGCCGATAATGCGACCCCTCGTCCTTGAGTTCCAAGATGATTCTGCTGCCTGTGATATTGATGATCAATTCATGATTGGCCCAAGCATGATGGTTGCACCTGTGCTTGACCAAGGTGCCGAAAGTCGCAGTGTCTATTTCCCGCCAGGAACCTGGTTCAGCTACTGGACAGGTGAACGAATCAAGGGCGGTCAAAGGATTACAGTCCCCGCACCCCTAGATACCATGCCTGTGTACTTCAAAGGTGGTTCAGTAGTTCCAACAGGTGATGTGGTCCAAACCACCGACGAGGACCAAGGCGATCTCCGGATTCTGGTCTACCCAGAAGGAGTGGGGCATATCGACTTGTATGAAGATGACGGTATTTCGGAAGATGGCCCCTGCGCTGTAACAACAATAACAAGCTCCTGTGGGACCGATACTCTGTCCGTTGCAATATCTGAGAGACAGGGTGATTGGACACCACCCTCCCGGGACTTGATCGTCGAGTTCAGAGCTATTACAGAAGAACCCAGCTCGTTAGAAGTCGATGGCATGTCTGTTCCTATCGGGCTTGTTTCTGCTGATGGTGACGAAGATATAGCCCCGCTTTCAGCCGCCTACAGTCCCGAAACCAATACCTTGGAAATCGCGCTGGTAGACGATGGTTCTGCCCACAAAATCTCGGTCTTTACGTGA
- a CDS encoding methenyltetrahydromethanopterin cyclohydrolase: MNVDRGTALSAIATALKFSTCNSESAPKGFMKRVHVSDYGGCLKRNKVDCMSSRSSINEKALQILQDFIEDAEELGCKTIDTKCGATVIDTGIKVPGSIEAGRLIGRISMGGLGAVRIVPTHIEDMTVQAVMVATQEPVIATLGSQLARWRVNYHGFSALGSGPARAKAGIEKDFFEDIDYTDDADTAVLVLETRQYPGDDVLRSIAETCSVSPENLHCVLVPTASVAGSVQIAARIVEIGIYRLYKLGLKPQQIRGGFGVAPFPTQIDDDVSAMGASNDCLVYGGRVHFFIAPREIDILEEIVQKACSSYSKSYGKSFSELYKGAENIFYNMDQQLFSPARISIMDIEAENIYRAGKINVKLVRKALGHV; encoded by the coding sequence ATGAATGTAGACCGAGGCACAGCGCTCTCGGCTATTGCAACGGCCTTAAAGTTTTCTACTTGTAACTCAGAATCCGCACCTAAAGGCTTTATGAAGAGGGTCCATGTTTCAGATTACGGCGGATGTCTTAAACGAAACAAGGTAGATTGTATGTCCTCACGTTCAAGTATCAATGAGAAAGCCCTGCAGATATTGCAGGATTTCATAGAAGATGCAGAGGAGCTAGGCTGTAAGACGATAGATACCAAATGTGGAGCAACCGTTATCGATACAGGAATCAAAGTACCTGGTTCTATTGAAGCAGGCAGACTGATAGGGAGAATCAGTATGGGTGGCCTAGGTGCAGTCCGCATTGTGCCGACACATATTGAAGATATGACAGTACAGGCAGTCATGGTCGCTACGCAAGAACCCGTTATTGCAACACTGGGTTCACAGCTGGCAAGATGGAGAGTGAACTATCATGGGTTTTCAGCCCTGGGTTCGGGTCCCGCGCGAGCGAAAGCCGGCATAGAGAAGGATTTTTTCGAGGATATCGACTACACTGATGATGCTGATACTGCAGTACTTGTTCTAGAAACACGACAGTATCCCGGTGATGATGTGCTGAGGTCAATAGCAGAAACGTGCAGTGTTTCACCGGAGAATCTGCATTGTGTTCTTGTTCCGACTGCCAGTGTAGCAGGTTCTGTCCAAATAGCAGCAAGGATTGTCGAAATTGGCATCTATAGGTTATACAAACTGGGATTGAAACCGCAACAAATCAGGGGTGGATTTGGAGTGGCTCCCTTTCCTACACAGATAGATGATGATGTCTCTGCGATGGGAGCCAGTAATGACTGTCTTGTATATGGTGGAAGAGTCCATTTCTTCATTGCGCCACGAGAAATCGACATTCTAGAAGAAATAGTTCAGAAAGCATGCTCAAGCTATTCGAAAAGCTACGGCAAATCGTTTTCCGAATTGTACAAGGGAGCAGAGAACATCTTCTATAATATGGACCAACAGCTCTTCAGTCCTGCACGAATCTCAATCATGGACATTGAAGCAGAGAATATCTACCGAGCTGGCAAGATAAATGTCAAATTAGTGCGGAAAGCGCTAGGTCACGTCTAG